ACGCGATCACCAAGCTGCAAACCGTTCGTTACTACATTGCTTTTCGCATCATGAAAGCGGCTGAGTCGTGGTTTGACAGTGTCACTTGCTTGTCTGGACCGTTGTCTTGCTATCGCAAGGAATTGATTCTGCAGCATTCCGAAGCATGGCTGAATCAGAAGTTTCTCGGGCAGCCCGCCACTTTTGGCGATGACCGAAGCATGACCAACTTTATTTTGCGAACACATCGGACAGGCTATCAGGATTCTGCGATTTGCTCGACGATTGTGCCGTCAGACATGAACGTATTTTTGAAGCAGCAGATGCGCTGGAAGCGTTCGTGGTTGAGGGAATCTTTGCGTGCCAGTGGCTTTATTTGGCGCAAGGAGCCTTTTATGGCGATCTTCTTTTACATTGGTCTGATTGTTCCTATCGCTGCTCCCATCATCGTATTGTACAACCTCGGATACGTCCCACTCGTTCATCACATTTTCCCGGGTACGTTTTTAATGGGCTTGCTGTTGATGGCGCTCTTAATGAGCTTGGCCCATCTGTTTTTCCGCAGAAGCAAGCTGTGGGTTTTCGGGATTGTCTTTTGTGTGTTTTATGAGCTGGTGCTGTTGTGGCAGATGCCTGTGGCTTGGGTGACATTCTGGAAATCTACTTGGGGTACGCGAGAAACACCGCAGGACGTCGAAGCGAGATTGAAAAAAGAAGCCCGAAAGAAGAACAAAAAAGGCTTTGGACTGCCGTTTTAAGAGGGAAAGACAAAGGGAGTGAGGGTGTCAGGAGTTATGGGGAAAACGACGAGCGATGTCTTGGACTATCGGAAAAAAGATCGCAATAAATTCATCAAGACGCTGATCCAGTTTGCTATCCTAGTCGTCTTGGGCGTCATGTTATTCAATGCCGTATTTGATTGGAAGAAGTACGAGGAACCGAATAAAGCGAGCTGGACGAATGAAAAAGGCTTTATCACTATCTCCTATTTTGGCGTGGGTCGTTCGGGTACACCGAAGCTGGTAGCCAAGAAGCAATTGGACGAGCAGCTTCAGGCGCTTTACGATCAAGGCTATCAAACGATTTCGCAACAAGATATCTTGGACTTTTACAAAAAAAAGAAGCCACTTCCTGACAAGGCCCTGTTCCTAGCCTTTGAAGATGGCCGCAACGATTCGAGCTTGTTTGCCCAGCCGCTTTTGGAGAAGTACAACTTCAAAGCAACAGCATTGTCTTACGGCAACAAGATGGGGAACAGCGAGAACAAATTTCTGCAACCGGAAGACATGAAAAAAATGATGGAAACTGGCTTCTGGGAGCTAGGTTCCAACGGCTATCGGTTGACGTATATCAATGTGTTTGATGATCAGGGCAATTTCATCGGGGTAAAGGATGAGAGTGAATTAACGAACAAAACAAAGGTAGGCTACTACAACCACTACTTGATGGACTTTGTCCGGGACAGTAATATGATCCCGATGGAAGACAGAAGCAAGATGGAAGCGAGAATCAACGAAGACTACAAGCTGATGAATGATACGTATATGGATCAATTGGGCTTTGTCCCGGGTGCCTATATGATCATGCATGCGAACACCTTGTATAGCGGCATGAATCGCCTGGTAGCGGATGCGAACGACGTGAATATCAAAAAGTATTTTACGATGCACTTTAACCGGGAAGGAACCGCCTACAACGACAGCGAGGGCGATCTGTACAACCTGACCCGCGTGCAGCCAGAGCCGTACTGGTACACCAATCATTTGTTGATGCGCATCCAAAAAGACACCGACGAGAAGATTCGCTTCGTTCGCGGCGATGAAGAGCAAGCCAAAGAGTGGGACCGTCTCGGTGGCACCGCGCAATTTATGGAGGATCAGATCGTCTTGACCTCTCCAGCTGCTGGCTCTGGCATGTTATATTTAAAAAACAGCGACAGTCAGAAGGATATCAAGCTTTCTGCCAAGCTGGAAGGGAATGTAATCGGCAAACAGTCCATTTATTTGCGCGATGATCGGGAAAAAGGCAGCTTTGTTCGGGTTGTCCTGCATGATAATGAGCTGCGCGTCGAGCAGAAGAAGGAAAAAGGAGAAGTTCAGGAGCTATACAAGTCGGAATTGAGCCAAGTGATTTGGAATCCTGAGGATTTGACCTTCGACCGTGCCTCTGTTTATACGAGAGAGCAGGGCGAGTCAGGTGCTCCCGAGCTGGAAAAATACCCGATCAACATTAAAAATACGCGCCCAATGGAAATTACTGTTCAAGGCGACCGTCTCAGTGTTTCCGTGGACGAGACACTGCTCTTGGACAAGCAACAGATCGACCCAAGCATTAGCAGCGGTGGTGTTGCATTGGGAGCGGCCTACAGTGAAGTGAACAAAAAGGACGACATTTATGACGGGGTGTTTGCGGACGTAAAGATAGAGTCCTTGGCGCAACCGAATGGTGAGCAGCAGATGCTGTTCAGCAATGTGCAGACAGGGCTTGCAGGAGTCGTCAGTTCGATCAAGAAAGCTATTTCTGCCGCAATGGATTGGGTCATCGACACCTTTTAAATCCGAAACAAGGGGGATCAGTGTAAGGTGTCAAACATCAAGAAACGATCGATCATTTTGACAGCGCTTCTGATAGTAGTGTGTGTCATTCTCGTATGGTACATGATGAAATGGAATGATACCGATAGCTTGGAGAGTGTAGATGCGGCTAACAACACGACGGAATTGTCTGCCTGGGTGGTAGACTGGCAGTGGGAATCCGGTTTGGAGGATTTCCGCAGGATGACGGATGGCTTGTCCAGTGTGCAGGTCTTCGCGGCGTATTTTGATGAAAATGACAAGCTGCACTTTACTGATCGCATGACCAAGGCGATGCCTGCGATCAAGGAGGCATCGAAGCAGGGCAGCTATGTCGACCTCGATTTAACTATTGTGAATGATCGTCTTAACAGTGATGGTACGCAGGTTCAAAAGGACCCGTCGATTGTCAGCCGGCTTATGGCGACAGATGCAAGCCGTACCAAGCACATTATGGAGATCAAGAATGCCGTGATCCAGAATGGCTTTCATGGTTTAGAGATCGATTATGAGAGAATTGACGAGAAAGACTGGGACAACTTCCTTACCTTTATCCATACCTTGTATCAGCATATGGAGCAGGAGGGAAAGTCGCTTCGCATCGTATTGGAGCCGCGCGCGCCGATTGAAGACTTGGCATTGCCAAAGGGCCCTACTTACGTCATGATGGCTTATAATTTGTACGGTACGAGTACAGAGCCGGGCCCTAAAGCCGATCATCCATTTATTGAAGAGCTTGCCCATCGAATGAAAAAGGTGCCGGGTGACAAGGTCATGGCCCTGTCTGTAGGCGGATTTGACTGGGCTAGTGATGGAAAAGTGACGGCCTTAACGGAAAAGCAGGCAGCAGACCTTGCTGTGTCCAGTATCGAGCCGCCAAAAAGGGATAATGCGAGCGGCAGTCTGTACTTTGACTATATGGGTGAAGACGGCAAAAAGCATACAGTCTGGTATGCGGATGAAGAAACGCTGTCTCAATGGGTTGCGGTTGCAAAGAAAGCGGGTATTGAGAAAATCGCGCTTTGGCGACTTGGTGACATGGGGGAAGGGACATTGCAATATGTGAATCGGTAGGGGGTGTAGTGGAAGGAAGAAGCGAATTTCCAGTCTACGCTTCGGCCTACGCCCCGCAAGGGGGGATTGACTGTCCGCTTCGGAATAAATGGCGGGAGCGCTTCAAACGTAGAAGTTTCGAGGATGTCATTCATAAGTGAAGCTGAAATTCCCCGCCATTTATTCCGAAGCTAGGCTGGGCTCCAGAGGCGCTTGGACTGAAAATTCGCTTCTTCCTACGCAGCTCTTGATTCACATCTTTCAATGATAGAATGAATATGGAAAAGCAAGATGGCTACCACTATGGGGACAATCTAACCGGAATTTACTAGAATGTTTTTCTATCATGATGTACTTTGTACCGGAGATGCACGTTATAATGCTAGAAGCGGTAGTCTGCTCTTTTATAGAGAGGCTGCTACATATGATTTTGGACATCATTCATAGGAGCGTGGAGTTTTTGGGTCTCTGGGAAGCTTTTGTTGCGATTGTGCTGGGGCTAGTGGAAGGTTTAACTGAGTTTGCCCCTGTTTCCTCTACGGGTCACATGATTATCGTGGATGATTTTTTGTTCCAAACGAAGGATTTGTTTTCACCTGAAGTGGCCAACACCTTCAAAATTGTCATTCAGCTCGGCTCGATTTTGGCTGTTGTGGTTGTGATGTGGGCTCGGTTCATGAGCTTGCTCGGCCTCAACAGACTGGCTGGTAAGCGTGAGATTCCGGCAGGACCTCGGCTGAATTTGGTTACGGTTATTGTCGGTTTGATTCCTGCGGGGATTCTGGGTGTTCTGTTTGACGACTACATCGATGAGTATTTGTTCTCGACGAAGACTGTGGTAATCGGTCTGGTGCTGGGCGCTTTGCTCATGTTGGCTGCTGATTGGTTCCGACCAAGACGTGCCAAGATCGAGTCGGTTGACCAAATTACGTACAAGCAAGCGTTTCTGGTCGGACTTATTCAATGCTTCTCTCTGTGGCCTGGCTTTTCCCGTTCGGGTTCCACGATCTCGGGGGGCGTACTGTTGGGCATGAGCCATCGGGCGGCGGCAGACTTCACGTTTATTATGGCCGTGCCGATCATGGCGGGCGCGAGCTTTTTGTCGCTGTTGAAGCGTTGGGATGCGATTACGATGGACAGCATTCCGTTTTTCGTCGTCGGTTTTATTAGCGCGTTTGTGTTTGCGCTTCTGTCGATCCGTTTCTTCTTGAAGCTGATTAACCGAATTAAGCTGACACCGTTTGCGATTTACCGCTTGGTGCTGGCAGCAGTTATTTACTTTGTGTTTATGTAAAAATCAAAAGTACGACAAAGGCTCCCAGTTGGGAGCCTTATTTTAATCATTCGCCTTTATCTCGCTCGGTTTTTCAATAACAATACCGTTTAATTTAAGAGTGACAGGATTCCCAATCGTATCTCCAACCGGGCATGTCTGTTCCAAGAACTCCACAAAAGACTCCACTTGCTCTCTAGGGGCATCCGTTTTGATATGAAAGGTGTATCGGATTTCAGAATACCCGCGTCGGACATCAGATTTGTTCATGAAGCCATCCGTATCGAGATCGCCTTCGACTTCCACCCAAAAATCGTCCAGTTGAATCTGAAACTTCTTGGCATAGACTCTAGCAACGATAGATTGGCAGGCGCCTAATGCGGAGAGTACCAGTTCAACCGGGTTCATCCCAGTATCCGTTCCCCCCAAGCTTTTCGGTTCATCGATCGTTATCTCGAAATTTCTGGAACTGGCCTTCACAACCATTCCCTTCTGTAGATGTGCAGTTGCTTTGAATGTTTCAACAGGCATGATGCACACTCCCTTCTAGATAATCAATACAAGTAAACTCTACCATAGTTTCCCAATGATCGTTATGAAAATTTTTACATTCGCGCAAGCTGGTGTCTCGTCCGCTACACACCCTAGAAATAAAAAGGGGCTGTCCCAAAAGTCGATTTTCCGACTTAGAGACGCCCCCTATATGTTTTATTTCAAAAGGTAAACCGTACGCGTCCAGCACATTTTTCATTCGTTCGGAATGAAACCGATTGATCGTACGAAAACAGGTTGTTGCCGAGCAGCAAGCCAGATGTTGTCGGATAGGGCCTTAGCGATTTGACAAGACGGATATATTTTTTGCGAGTAGGCGTAGATGGGTACTTTTGTCATCATCTTCGGATGATAGCTGTCCCTGTCTCCTGGATAAGCATACGCAACATTGAATAAGATGGCATCGTCCAAACGTTCTACGACATCATTGATAATCCTTAGGGTATGATGAGGTGGAATCCACGCTTCAAGGTTCATCGGCAACCAAAGCTGATCCATGTTATATTGAATATACAGAGCAATCGACCTTTTCGAAAATGGTGGGTGGTATTCCATTTTATTAAAAAGAGGCTATTACTTTATTGTTTTTCTTGAAAAAAGAGGACTATCCCACAGTCATTTTAATGACGTTTGGGACAGCCCCGTTTCCCTAGGGGACGGAAGCGCGAATAATACTTTAAAGGCGTTAGCTCTTCGCGGCAAGACGACCGTCAATGCCCCAGTAATATAGTGAAACGGGAAATTAGCACGTCAACGTTATTCTTGAGCTAAATAATTGAAAAGTTACCCACCTAACTGGTGAATTCATTTTGTCCTGGTGGTCAATTTTTTGATGAGCACGCAGTCAACATTTCGATTGACATTTACATATCTTCTCAAAGAGACATCTGATTATCTATAAAAACAACGTCGATATGAGATAAGTCACCAATGAAATAAAAAAGCAAATCAGGCTAAAAAAGAAAAACACGATAGACATATTTTTTACTTTATCATTTTCATTTCTCAATGCTTCTTTATTAATATGATTTTCTCCAAAAACTTTTGGAGAATCAGCATTAGACATGCGCTTACGGTCGAGCCCTAAATACGAACTAAAAATAACCCCGGACAACACGAATCCTATCACACCAACAAGAAACTCATAAAATACGAACGTTTTTAATATGCTATTTTGATAGAATGCATACAATAGGATCAAAGCCGACGTAACCAGACTTGAAATTAAGCCGGTTTTCATTATAGAAATCCCCCTCTGAAAGAAAAGAAGGCGATTTTTCGCCTTCTTTTCTTTGTTAAAATTTATCTATACTATTTTCTTGTAACGGCCACTCTTGATTAAGGTTAAGATGGAATTTTCCAGAAATATTTTTTGCCCCCATATATTCCTGCACACTCGTGTTATGCTTTAATATTAATTCTGATCCCTTATCTTTTAGTTCACTTTCTAATTCTTCGGGTATTTTTAATACTACATTACCGGCATCATCTTTAATATCAATTATCTTCGTTGATTCTTGAAGACCACCGAACTTATTTATTTCTTCCAGAATCTCATAAACTTCATCAGATAGTGGAACAGTAAGTCCTGTCAAACCAACATAAACCCCTTGTCTGTTTTTATCGACTACCGTTACAGGAATACCTACAATAATTTCTGGTTCTTGAATAGCCAAAGTTTGTGATTCATTTTCGGCTTTTGTATTACTGCCCCCAGAAATTAGTCCCCCTATTAAGACAACAACTGCTAATCCTAAAAAAACATTTTTCTTCACTGCGTACTCCTCCTTAAAAGTTTATATATGCAAAACGAGAAAATTACATTCTAGCTAGATTGGAAATGGAGTAAAAAATAGGCTCGATATCAAGAGTGAGAAAAATCGCTTCGAAACGTTGGGGAGGTTCCAACTCAAATAAATTTTGTATATCAACTTGTTATATAATGGGCATTGTAGTCAGCCAATCTTTTAAGTTTTAGATTTGGGGAAGTACTCCTTTTCTCGTATCTTGAAACTTTGGTGTTTGGAACTGATGAAAATTAACTCATGCATTATCTATTAGGAAAAATCAGCACTCAAGGATTAAGCGTTACTGTGCCCCTTGACCAAAAAATACTTCTTAGCGATCTTTCTTCATTACCACCAGCAATAACTTTTGTATGAGTTTTACCTGGGAACTCATTCCAATTATAACTGGATCTTGGTTTTAAGTATTCATAATGCATACCGCCTCCGTAATCATTGTACCTAATTGACTCTGAGGAATTGAATGCCCCAAACCAATGTTCAACTACATCATATTGATTCCCCGGTGATATAACAACATTTGTTGGTTGTATATAATCAGGTTGACATGAATTACTATTACCATAATAGCAAGTAAAGCCATGGTATCGAAGGTAATTTCTATCGAACATATGTAAAACCCTAGCATGTACATCGGCTCCACCGTTTCCTCTGTACAACACATTTACTAACTCACGAGAGTTGAGATTGCTGGTGTTTCTAACTTCATATTCATATATCTCGTGGTCCACACTAAGATCGGAGATAAAAGGAGTATTGTTAGCATAGTATTTTTTCATTGAGCCCTCTGAACCACTGGTTAAGTTAAAGTCAGTTTCCGCATATGCAACATTAGAGAGCATAGATAACATAAATAGCGTAGCCAATAAACTGAATAATTTTTTATTCATTTTGTATTGTCCCCTTATTTTAAAATTTTTCAAAGCAAACCCGAAATCTGCTTCCATGCTTCTTTATCCTGATAGTAATGTCATGATACCCCTTTATCACTAATGATGATTTCAAACTGTTATTGGTAAGGTTCCTGCGTGAAAACCTCATGGAGTTGTTACGGGAATTTTGGGAAATTATAAAAAGAATTTATTGCTAACTTCTACCCATTCATCGACTCTCCCTATCCTGAATAGTATCATCCTCTCTGTTTTTAATATATCAAACAATTAGGAAAAATTTAACTTTATATATCTTGCAAATTTCTACATAACTTTACAAACAAGATCGAAACTTGTTTGTTATTGTTGAACAGTGTTGAATCATTTGTTATATTCCTACTCGATTAAATTCAAAATTTGGGTTTTATGTAATCGGAAGGATAAACGTACAGAAAAAATCAATTGGAGATATGCTGTGTGTGAATGCCGAAGAAATAGCAACCTCTCTTTCGCTAAGTTGGAGGCCAGAACTGGTGTCAGTAGGGGTGTACTCCAAAAATTAGAGAGTGGGAACACAGAACACGCTGCATTTAAAACAGTGAAAGCATTAGAATCGGTTTTGGGGTATACGTTTGAAGTAATTATCCAAATATATAGACCGTGAACATAGAAGCCACACTTTATTTGAGATTCTTCAAGAGATCATTCAGCGTAAGTATTATTCATTACTGTACAAAGTATCCTTGAAAATTCTTCAATTTCGAAATTGCTGAATTGATAGAGTGTTGTAATAACTCTATCAATTCAGTAATTACACTGCTATGACTGTAACAAAAAACGAAATATTGCTACCACTCTACAAGGTCATCGCAAAAAACTACGCTCGACAGGGTGGAGAGCCCAAATACATTGCCAAAGCTTTATTAGAATCGAACGAAATGATCTCAAAAGGCTAGAAGAAACATTTCGAACGGGCGAAGAGATTTTTCACTATACTGACTTTTTGGACCTCAGGAAAAAAACTACCTATTTTTTCAGAATACGCTCCATGCTTATAACACCCAGAAGTATAATCAGTGCATTGAATTATGTGAGTCTGGACTTGCACTCGAAACAGTTGACACAGAGTTAAAGGTTAGTGCTTATCTTGCCATGATCAACTCTTTTTTCTTCTTAAATAAATTCGTTGCTGTTGAACAACACTTGGAGGAATTCGGGGAATTTTACTACGAATTTGTTCTTGAATCTATAAAAATTACTCGCCTAGTTACTAAATCACGTGATGAATTGTCAACCCAAGTACGATAATTTTTCAGCCCAAACCATTTTCTTGGTTGGGTGTTAATTAGATGCAAAGCATGAACCAATTTTTCCGAACTGCTTCAAAACACTGTCGCTTAGCAATTCGACTTCTGTGAGCAACAGTTGGCGCGATTCACACAAATGCTGCAAAACCCCGATCCATCTGCAGCGATGCAACTCCAAATGCTCCAGCAACAAATAAATAACACCCAAACTCAAGTCATTCAGGCTCTGCAACAAGTAAATCAGCCGTTGTCCCACATCGACGACCTGACTGACAAGATCCAAAACTAATCCACCTATAAAAAACGAGCGCAACTCACAGGAGTTCGCTCGTTTTTTATGATTACTTCATCAGGTAAACAGCTCTTGCACCAACAAAGCCTTTGACCTTTTCGCCTTTATCCAGCTTTTGCTCGACGAAAGGAATGCCCGCTTCTTGCAGACGTACTTTCACCGCATTGAAATGGTGGAAGTCTACGACCAGCGTTTTGTTGCTTGCCTTAATCTCTTCAAGCTGCTTTTCCACTAATGCATTGGCGCCAGACTGTCCAATGATATGAGAAGCATTTACCATCACCATATTGGCGAGTAAAATGACGATCAGAACCTTGCCCGCATGGCGGAAAAAGCCCTTCTGGATATCCCAGACTACTAGCGCAATCAGGAGCGGAATCAACCAGAGCTGCGGAACATAGCGCGCCCACCAGCTTTCCGGATTAATAAGCACGGTCACGAAGAGCGCCAGACTGATCCACAAGAAAGGTGCCGCTTTTTTTCGATGAGTCCCCAAAAGCAAGGCGACGAGAATCAGGCATGTGACAATCACAGCTCCTCCAAAAAGCGGTCCGAATCCGGCTACACGCACGTCGGGAGAGAAGAACACAGCGAGCTCTTTCCATGTGACCGTAAATGGCACCTTCCATGTAGGGCTATGGGGTGTTGCGATGTTCTCCGTTTTGGAAAATAAGGAGATAGCCAGGTTTTCTATGCTGGAATTGTCTTTGAAGCCATGCGGGCTGTTTGAGGTCATGATATCAACGGCACCTTTGCCCGCCAACGGATAAAACGGATGTCCCTTCGTTAGCGTGTTAGTGACATACGGATTGTACCCAACAACCCCTACGGTGATAACCAGACTAATCGAAAGCCACACGAGCAAGCTTTTGATGTGCTGGCGGCGATCATAGAAAAAGAAGAGCACAAGAATAGTCAAGCCGAGCAATCCGGCATACCCCAATGCCGTGAATTTGATCTGGGCCAGCAGCATGAGCGTCGCGCATAGCGCTAGTAGCGTCCAGGCATGGTAGCGCTTGTACAGCAGATAACCGAGAGCGCAGATGATGAGCACGAGTGAGCCGAGCTGTCCGTCAATATAGAAGGAAGTCGATTGCGTAATCACCGTGGGATTGAACGCCGCAAGCAACGCGAAGGCAATTGCCGCCCCGTTTCTCTCTGGGAAAGCGGTTCGGATGGCTGCGAGTGTCAGGAAAAAGGACGAGGCAATCAACAACAGGTTGAATATTTTGCTAACCTCAATCTGACCAGTCAGTTTATACATGACCGAATCGAGCATCCAAGGACCTTTGGCGTAATGATTGATCCACAGGTGAAAGGCCGAGAGAACCTCTCTATTGTCCATCTCCTCCACTTCTTTTGAATCAGAAGGCTTGAGGATGGGCTGGTCATGAACCGGGTTCCAGCCGTTCGTTATTTTCACGATTGCTTCTTGATGATACGTTTGTCCGTCAAAAGAGAGATCAAACGTATTGGCGCTGATGGAGTAGCAAATGCCTGAAACAATCGCCAATCCAGCCAGCAGGGAGAAAAACCAGGCCCGACGACGTGAACGTACGAAGGTCGACACCATACCGCCCATCGTAGCCAAAGTCGCAACGAGGCCAATCCAAAAGCTGGCGGCCGTCACGGGTACCCCGCACAAAAATAAAACCGATGTGCTAATCACAATCGTAGCCATAAACAATAGCAAAGCCGTCCCGAGCAGGAACGAGTACGTAGCTGTACGGTTATTCATGAACATAATCTCCTGTCTACGAATCTACTAGCCAATGAGGTTAGGGAGGTTCGCTGCCAGCAGATGCAATACGGTCGCAAGCAGTACCCCGAGCACTAGACCCCCGGCAATTTCCCATCTGGTATGTCCCATGCTTTCGCGCAAAGGCTTGGTAGGAAACACGTCCGGATGTTCCTTTGCGAGCTTGTTGAGTGCCTCTGCATGTTTTCCTACCGCTCTGCGCAATCCGGTCGCGTCGATGATCACTATAAATGTCACAGCCACACCCAGCCCGAATGCAGGATGAGTAAAGCCCTCCTGCAAGCCAATCAAAAACACAGTCGTGACCATAACGGTTGTGTGCGTGCTGGGAAACCCACCGTTTCCGACCATTTCTTTGGCCCGGGACCCAAAACGAAGGTAATTAATCAAAAATTTGGTTATTCCGGACACAAGCCAGCCGATAAACGGCGCTACCGCATAAAACATGATAAAACTCCTCTACGTGATGATTATGACTGAGAAATGACGACGACGCCCACGACGATAATCGCCAGACCGACAATACGTGTAAGGGACAACGGTTCGTTGAAGATCAAGAAGGACATTACAGCTACCAACACGTATCCGAGTGCTGCCATGGGATAAGCATAGGAGAGCTGCACCTTTTCCAGCGCAGCAATCCAGATAAACGCAGAAAGCCCGTAAAGCGCAAGTCCCACCATAATCGGCAGGTTCGTGAAATAGTGCAGGAACTTCAGTAGCAGCATGTCATTGTTGCTGGTGAGCGAGGATGCGCCCATCTTCATCGCGACTTGTCCACACGCACTGAGGATCACGGAAATGATGATTAGAACAATGGATGGCATAGCTTAATCCACAACCTATCTATGCAAGTAACTTCATGTACAAAACAGGTTCAAAAAGTTGGCTTTCTAGACTGCTTCGTGATCAAAAGACAACTTTTTGAACTTCCTTATAACCTTATTTTAATTCAAATACGTAAATAATCCCGGCTACCATGACAACATACAGGAACACCGTAATGAGAATCGGCTTGTCCTGCAACAAAACTTTTTCCGGACTGCCACCCTGGCCTGCAACGGTGATCAAATACAGGTAACGGAAAATACCAAAGATCACGAGCGGAATGGTCCACATCAAGTGAATCGTGCGTCCTGAAGTAAAAGTGAACAAGGAATAGCTGATGATTGTCATGGTCGTCACGATCGTATTCAACTGATTCAACAGTTCGGATGAATAACTGTCGAGCACTTTGCGATGCGTTCCTTTATCCTGCTGCAACAAAATCAGCTCGTGGCGACGTTTGCTGATGGCCAAAAACAGCGCGAGCAGCATCGTACAGAGCAAAAACCACGGCGTGAACGGCGTTTGGATCATCAGACTTCCACCGATGGCACGCAAAACAAAACCGGCTGAGATAATCATGACATCCAGAATGACCACATGCTTCAGCTTCAGCGAGTAAGTGACGTTGAGCACAAAGTAAACGAACAGGACGAGCGCGAATAATCGGTCAAAGTAATAAGCACTAAAAAGGGAACCCAGAAGCAAAAACGCACCGAATGCTAATGCTAACGCTGGCGGTAATGCACCAGACGCCATGGGCCGGAACTGTTTTTCCGGGTGATTTCGGTCATTTTTGATATCGACAAAATCATTGAGGATGTAGACACAACCGGATACAAAACAAAACAGCAGGAAAGCCAGTACTGATTTTCCAATGACATCCGGACTTACTTTGTGCAAGGAAAATAGCAAGGCAGCAAAGACAAGCAAGTTTTTCGTCCATTGATGTGGACGAAGCTGCTTCACTAATAGGTAGACCATATTTTGTCGAACGCGTGGCGTTGTTTTGACGTCAACTTTAACAGAATTTGATGTTGCCCCCATATCTAACTCCTATCCTAATATCGAATCTTACCTTCTAATGACGGAAAATGTAAAAAGAAGGTTACACCTGTAATATGGTAACACAACTTCCTCCATAAAAATTTAAGGATAACAGAAAAAATGTGAACTTGCGATAAAGAATGATTGCCAAAAATAATAGCGGGGTTTATAAGAAAACGCAGCCCTCATGAAGGAGCTGCGTTTCTTCAGGTGTTCTCTCTTTAGTTCACACGAGGAATCGG
The window above is part of the Brevibacillus antibioticus genome. Proteins encoded here:
- a CDS encoding polysaccharide deacetylase family protein, coding for MGKTTSDVLDYRKKDRNKFIKTLIQFAILVVLGVMLFNAVFDWKKYEEPNKASWTNEKGFITISYFGVGRSGTPKLVAKKQLDEQLQALYDQGYQTISQQDILDFYKKKKPLPDKALFLAFEDGRNDSSLFAQPLLEKYNFKATALSYGNKMGNSENKFLQPEDMKKMMETGFWELGSNGYRLTYINVFDDQGNFIGVKDESELTNKTKVGYYNHYLMDFVRDSNMIPMEDRSKMEARINEDYKLMNDTYMDQLGFVPGAYMIMHANTLYSGMNRLVADANDVNIKKYFTMHFNREGTAYNDSEGDLYNLTRVQPEPYWYTNHLLMRIQKDTDEKIRFVRGDEEQAKEWDRLGGTAQFMEDQIVLTSPAAGSGMLYLKNSDSQKDIKLSAKLEGNVIGKQSIYLRDDREKGSFVRVVLHDNELRVEQKKEKGEVQELYKSELSQVIWNPEDLTFDRASVYTREQGESGAPELEKYPINIKNTRPMEITVQGDRLSVSVDETLLLDKQQIDPSISSGGVALGAAYSEVNKKDDIYDGVFADVKIESLAQPNGEQQMLFSNVQTGLAGVVSSIKKAISAAMDWVIDTF
- a CDS encoding glycosyl hydrolase family 18 protein, yielding MSNIKKRSIILTALLIVVCVILVWYMMKWNDTDSLESVDAANNTTELSAWVVDWQWESGLEDFRRMTDGLSSVQVFAAYFDENDKLHFTDRMTKAMPAIKEASKQGSYVDLDLTIVNDRLNSDGTQVQKDPSIVSRLMATDASRTKHIMEIKNAVIQNGFHGLEIDYERIDEKDWDNFLTFIHTLYQHMEQEGKSLRIVLEPRAPIEDLALPKGPTYVMMAYNLYGTSTEPGPKADHPFIEELAHRMKKVPGDKVMALSVGGFDWASDGKVTALTEKQAADLAVSSIEPPKRDNASGSLYFDYMGEDGKKHTVWYADEETLSQWVAVAKKAGIEKIALWRLGDMGEGTLQYVNR
- a CDS encoding undecaprenyl-diphosphate phosphatase — encoded protein: MGLWEAFVAIVLGLVEGLTEFAPVSSTGHMIIVDDFLFQTKDLFSPEVANTFKIVIQLGSILAVVVVMWARFMSLLGLNRLAGKREIPAGPRLNLVTVIVGLIPAGILGVLFDDYIDEYLFSTKTVVIGLVLGALLMLAADWFRPRRAKIESVDQITYKQAFLVGLIQCFSLWPGFSRSGSTISGGVLLGMSHRAAADFTFIMAVPIMAGASFLSLLKRWDAITMDSIPFFVVGFISAFVFALLSIRFFLKLINRIKLTPFAIYRLVLAAVIYFVFM
- a CDS encoding OsmC family protein, which produces MPVETFKATAHLQKGMVVKASSRNFEITIDEPKSLGGTDTGMNPVELVLSALGACQSIVARVYAKKFQIQLDDFWVEVEGDLDTDGFMNKSDVRRGYSEIRYTFHIKTDAPREQVESFVEFLEQTCPVGDTIGNPVTLKLNGIVIEKPSEIKAND
- a CDS encoding helix-turn-helix domain-containing protein → MCECRRNSNLSFAKLEARTGVSRGVLQKLESGNTEHAAFKTVKALESVLGYTFEVIIQIYRP
- a CDS encoding divergent PAP2 family protein, which encodes MFYAVAPFIGWLVSGITKFLINYLRFGSRAKEMVGNGGFPSTHTTVMVTTVFLIGLQEGFTHPAFGLGVAVTFIVIIDATGLRRAVGKHAEALNKLAKEHPDVFPTKPLRESMGHTRWEIAGGLVLGVLLATVLHLLAANLPNLIG
- a CDS encoding SMR family transporter; this encodes MPSIVLIIISVILSACGQVAMKMGASSLTSNNDMLLLKFLHYFTNLPIMVGLALYGLSAFIWIAALEKVQLSYAYPMAALGYVLVAVMSFLIFNEPLSLTRIVGLAIIVVGVVVISQS
- a CDS encoding decaprenyl-phosphate phosphoribosyltransferase; translation: MGATSNSVKVDVKTTPRVRQNMVYLLVKQLRPHQWTKNLLVFAALLFSLHKVSPDVIGKSVLAFLLFCFVSGCVYILNDFVDIKNDRNHPEKQFRPMASGALPPALALAFGAFLLLGSLFSAYYFDRLFALVLFVYFVLNVTYSLKLKHVVILDVMIISAGFVLRAIGGSLMIQTPFTPWFLLCTMLLALFLAISKRRHELILLQQDKGTHRKVLDSYSSELLNQLNTIVTTMTIISYSLFTFTSGRTIHLMWTIPLVIFGIFRYLYLITVAGQGGSPEKVLLQDKPILITVFLYVVMVAGIIYVFELK